From Falco naumanni isolate bFalNau1 chromosome 4, bFalNau1.pat, whole genome shotgun sequence:
ccccccccccgctaaCGCCATAAGCCAGCCCTCCCCCGCAAACGGCTCTTCAGGAACAGCGTGAGCTCCAGCTCCACAGCTCCCGGGGAGACCCACCAACCCAGTATGACCAGTACAAACACCCACGCTGtactggtgtgtgtgtgtgcatttgggGCTCTGCCCTCTTGGCGAGGCCGCTCAGCACAGGACAGGGGagctggtggccctggggagGGCGGGGCGGGGTGGCCCGGGGGTCCCAGGTCCTCGCCCTGTCGGATGCGCTGAGTGTTCCGTCCTCTGCAGGCAGCGCTGTCGtcccccccccggccgggcaCTGCCTGCTGGCACCTGGTGACAGAGCCAGGGAAGCCACCGGGCGTGATAACCTCTTTTTACCTGAGTATGTGACAAATggcgcgtgtgtgtgtgtgtgacccACGGTTTGTCCTAGGAAAGGAGCTGGAAGTGATGGATTTTCCACTTCTCCCAAGTTCTTCCCTCGGAGGCACGGACGCCTTGTTAATGGGTCTCGGTGCAGCTATTAAGCCGCTAATTGAAACGGAGCGCGCTGCAGTCGGGctcgggggggggcggggggctccggggggccctgcccgcccacccacccccaggcTTGGCATCGCCACCCAGTGCCCGGCCCCTGCGGGACCCGGTGTCCCCCGACCCTGCCGGGCGGGTGGACAAGGGAAATACCTGGGGAGGGAGCCGTgacccccctccccgccccatGCGGGGGAGACagccgtgtcccccccccccaaaccaccaccacccgcTAAACCTGCGGCTCTGCCGCCCGTGGACACGATGCCCCggcggtgccccccccccccgactgTAATCCGGGACACGCAGCCCCCAGGGGCggctggagggagctgggggggcacagggggttggggggcgcggggaggggcCGAACCCCGCCGGGACCCGCCGCTGGCGGAGGCGCCTcccccggggccggccccgggcgCTGCCTCCCCCTCGCGGCCGCGGGAGCCCCTGCCGGCCCCGGGACCCCCCATACCgtccccgcccctcccccccggcATCCCCCGCGACGCCCCTGTCCCCGGgatccccctgccccctggGCCCGGTGAGcaccccactgcccacccccgccgcccccggggggaacccctgccccctgcccccccccgctgcccccccgccgTCCGACACCAAGCAGCCAACCCCCAGCCGGGGAAGCAGGGCCCTgggcacccccccccccctcccccccagcaccccgggggGTCCGGCTCGGGACCAGCATTGCCCCGCGGTGCGGCAGGaccccccagggctgccaccCCTCACCCCGGCACACTCGGGGGCCTGAACACAGAGACGAGAGGGGTGACAAGAAGCGGGTTTGAAGGTGAATTTTATTGGGAACGCCGGGGTTTCACGGGAGCAGACCCCTCTCACAAGCACAAGGCGAGGGGGGCTTCGGAGGGGAGTCAGAATCCACGTCCGCCTTAAAGCCAAgctgccccccatcccccccccccgggctgccGGACCCCCACCAGTGCAGAGGGACACAGCGGGACAAGCGTGGGATGCAGACAGGGACAGGTAAGACACGCATGGCACGAAGCGGAGCAGATGGCACGCGGAGGTGGCGTGTTGGCCTCGTCAGCAAAGCCTTGCTTCATCCACGGGCGCCCAGGCCCACCCCAGTGGCATCTCCCCAGCGTCTGAAAGGGCAGATGCTCCCTTTCCCCAAAATTCAGGAATTGGGACTTTCTCCAGGAGGAAAaatgcagggagaggggaaaaaaataaaataaaataaaaaaatcaccgTTCCccaaagcaccaaaaaaaaaaaaaaaaaaaagggcgaGATAAAGGGGAAAGCGGTCAAAACaaggacagaagggaaaaaacccaaaagctcaacgtcaaaacaaaaaacaagccaaagtaaccataaagaaaaaaaaaaatagaaatacaattGTACATCTCAGCGGCAAAGCTGTCAAACCAAGCGGGGAGGGGCACGGGTGCTGCCAGAGAGGGTCGGGTGGTTTGCAGGGTGGGAATGAGGAGGGGGACGTGGAGAACATCAATCGCTTATTTTCCATAAAGAGGTGGAGTGCAGAGTTGAAGCCAAGCTGAAGAGGGATTGTCCTGCTCCGCCTGGCCGGTTCCCTCGGCATTTCGTTGGCTCGGGGAAGGGGATCGGAGCAGTGAGGAGGGAAAGGCCCTGCTGCGCGGCGCCCCAGCACAGGGGGCATCAAGGGCTGAAAATCATTTACCCTGAAGCAGCTCGCAggaacagaatcacagaacatctcaagttggaagggcCCTGGGGAGGCTCCTcggtgtccccccccccccggctcggGTGGTGGTGCCAAGCAGCCCCGCTCCCAGGCAGAGGGTCCCCAGCACCGCTCCAAACCGCGGGCTGCAAAAGCAGGGGGTAATGAATTTCAGGGACATCATCCTTCCTTGGGTGCGGGACCCTGAACGCTGGAAATGCACCCTGAAACCCAGACCTCCAGGGCGTGAGTTtcaggaaagacatttttataagattcaattaaaaaatagatgctttttttttttttttttgtaaaaaaggTCATAGGCCAGGGTGTCTTCTAGTGaccccttccccaccaccctAAATTTAGCCAGAAAAAAGCCAGCCCTTTTACCAAATCTGCTGGCCACATAGACATTCACACATtcatagatttaaaaatatataatatatatgtattgcgcacacacatacacacacacaaatatatattagaaaaggaaaaaaaaatccctctgaaaACTCAGTTgattaaaaaatcccaacaaaatCCACAGCCGGTGCGTTTATCCCGTGATCATGTACAGTAGAAGACAGAAATCCCTTTTGCTCCCGTAGCTCCTGGCACAAGTGCTCAGGCTGGGAGCGTGAGGAAACACATCAGGTTTTCACAGTGGATTTGTTAGCGGAGAAGGAActgctcctccctcctcccacacAGAAGGGCTTTAATTTATAGCAAGTTAGATTAAAACTAGGAAACATGTTACAAAGTCCATTATATATAGACATAAAATGTACAACTGTCAGCAGCCCCCGTGCGAGTCGCTGGGGTTTCGATCTCGGCTGACACCTCGGCGGGCAGCTGGAGGGTTGGAAGGCGGTTTGGGACACGAGGGTGCGAGCACGGCCTCCGAAACGAACGGGTGTCACAGTGCGAGGTCTTACACGAGCTCCAGGTTGGAAGGAAGATGGAGCAACGTCTTCTCCCGGAGGCAGGGAAGGCGGAGGCAGGGGCTGCGAAAGGCATTAGATGCCAGGAGAGGGGACGCGACCTCCCaggccagggctggaggggagaggggcagcGCCGGGGACCTGCCTGTCTCTCAGCCACCTTGCACCCGCGTGGGGAAGGAAGCGCTACGTGCCGGATGAAATCCCATGGGGAAAGCGTCAAGGTGggctcactgaaaaaaatgccttttttcccccccttttcaAGGGAGCGGTGCATTGATTGAGGGAAGGGGACACCCAGTCTGGTGCTGCCTCAGAAATCATTAAGATGACGAGCCAGGCATTAGAGCAGCCTCTGGTGTGAAGAGCAGCACGCCCAgggagccccacagccccctgaaAAGCTGCACAGGCTCCTGGGGGCAGAGAGCCAGGCACAAAGGGAAGGTGAGTGAGACCAGAGCCTGGGAGAGGGGcttggggcaggcaggggaggagagtGGGGCAagtgcagcagcattttttctctctgcctacgccaggcagcaaagaaacacaaaccccCTTGTGCCAtgcaccaggctgctggggaggggagatgcCCTCTGGCACCCTCTGCCCTGGCCCAGCTCAGTGCCTGGGCACGGTCCCCTCCCCGGGAGGGATACGCTGGCGTGAGCAGGGAACTCCTGAGCCTTCGGTCTCCGTGGCTTAGTTGGAAAGGTGTTGGCTTCAAAAGGCTCATCGTGGGGGATTTCACTTACAgggcaaagagaaaagaggtTGTGAGGCTGGAGGTGCCCACAGGTTGGGGAAGTGCGATTTGTGCAAACCACCATTAACCGGAGTCCTCATTCGCTCTTCTGCGGGGAAGCCATGATGGAGGGGACTGCATGAAGCCGTGAGGTTTGAGTTAGGAGTCTTCCCCGAGGATCTCTGTCACGAAGGAGGCCATGTCAGTCTCTTTGGTGTCGTGCAAGGTAAAGAAAGGGTGTTCCTGCCAACAAGACCGAAGACAACATTAGCTGACAGCAAGGACAGATAAGCCCAAGAGCAGCCCCTGGGGGATGTCACACAGCTGGCGAGGTGGCCaccaccctcctccccaggctcccAGGAGACCATCCTTCAGCTTAACTAACATTTTCAGGTTTGCTGTTTCCAGGTGTAACCCAGCGGGACAGCCCCCCTTGGCAGCTGTACCCCCTCATCTGAGCTCTGAACGCACCACCAGCAGGACAAAGGGAGGGAACACCCCGACCTTAACACCCATGAAATCAACACACGCCTCCACCTTAGAGACACTACACCCATCCCGCTCCGTGCCTGAAAAATCACCCACATGCCCTGTTGTCCCATTTCCCAAAGACCTGCTGGACCGCTCATTTGACTTTCAAAATGTGGCAGGATAAACCCCAGTAGAAATGGCTCCACACTTACCATAAGTTCTAAATAGTTCATTCGTTCAGCAGGGTTCTTCCTtaagctgcaagaaaaaaaaacagggagagaaaggctgtaggttctttttcttttgctgtatgTGGTCTGTCACAGGGGATAGCCCCTGCCCAACCAACAGGACATCCCTCTCGTGGCAGCACCCATCCTTGGCCAAGCAGGTTTGAACCACCAGCAAAGTGCCAAGGCAGGTAACTGGGAAAGGACAACTCAGTGTTTtgccacaaaaagcaaaagccaagcAGCTCATTGCAGCCCATCCTGCGCCGACCAGAACAcatggggaggagaggagatggTTTCCCACCACCTGGAGCGGGAGCCTTGCCTCGGTGGGCTCacctctgcccagcagctccaagcagcacacagaggaCAGAGGAACCCTCCGAGGCGAGCAGCTacccacaaaaccacaaatcaGCTTTCACCCAGAGGCACCCAGATGCTGCCAGGGGTTTGTTCTCGTTTCATCGCCGCTTTGCCAGAAACCACCGAAATTTCAGCAGCGGCAACAGcaaaaggggaagagaaaccTCTGCGCCTTCCAGCCAGCCCGGGTGAGTCAGGCcaagagcaaaaccagtttGGGCAGCGCTTCCTGCCATGGCCAAGCACTAGCCTCAGTACGGAGAGGTGGGGAGAAACAGGCTCCCGAAGGATGACAAATGCAGGCCCAGGCTTTGCCCCGATCCCCATGGATCAGGGCTCCCCTTTAGTCAGGCTGGGAGAAGCCACCAGTCCTTGCTGGAGACTCACCACTGTGCCGTGAAGTCCACAAACTCCTTGGAGAAGCGATcggcaggcagctggggtgaGGGCTCCTCCACCACTTGCTTGAGCTGTTGGAAGGGGGTCCCCCAGGACTCGTACGGGAAGCGAAGAATGGCCAGTTCGATCTGAGGATGGAGACGCGCTGACGTGAGACACTGGGACGAGAACGACCCTGCACAGCCTGCTACCTCAGCCAGCTCAGgttcaaaatgaaaaacctCTTTCCTTACAAACCATTTTCAATTTGGGtcatactgctttttttctttccctttatattaaaaaaaaaaaaaaaaaagacccataGGccaaaaatacttccttttgaGGCTGGCTCAGCATATTAATGCATTTACAGGAAGCCACCAAAGATATGTAAAATGggattatttaaaaagataGTAACAGCACACCGTTTCTGCACTGGCTTCCAAAGTGCTTTGCTCACCATAAGGAAGAATCTGGGCCTCAGGCTAGTACTGTGTGAGCTagtcacacaaaaaaaatccacaaacccaagaaaaaccaAGTGCTAGAACATCACTTATGAAGATCTTTGCTAAAACCACCTCAGTTACTGGGTCCTTCCCACAAGTCACCTCTGCTCCATCACCCATTCCAACAGGAAAAAGCCTGTCACAGCTCTTGGGCAGCCCCCTCATGCCGAGGGTCAGCTCCCACCTCCAAATGGGCAACGGAACCTCCGGACCTGCCTGGTGGGATGGgacgggatgggatgggaggaaTAAAAAACCTGGAAGGACAGAGCCAGatgcccctgcctgcctgtggctCAGGTCCGGgatgctcagctcctgctgccaggaaaCTGAATGAAGCCACCAGCCCAGAAAGGCCAGatcagccctgcagctccatGGCCCTAAAACTGGCTGGTCCAAAATCAATTAAAACAACACTATGACACAGGAAGCCAGCCCAGGAGAAAGACATTAGAGGGAATCAGGTCGGGGCTCTGttcagctgcaggctggcaggctTTCAGCAAGGTCCCCTCTCCCATCCAGCTTTGGAAAGGTTCAGACATTTCACCATTCATGCCGTCTCCCATCCCACAGCTTCCTGCACCTCGGGAGGAAAGCCGGAGCTGATTACAtttccagccagccagcccagcactgggacacGAAGGAGAGGGGCTCGGGTTTGGCACTGCGGACAAAaccagctggggaagaaggaataTTTGCCAAGAGATCTGCGTGGTGCACACAAACGCAGGGATGCAGCACCCAAAACAAAGGCCGTGTCTAACAGGGCGCAAGAAGAATTCCTGAAAATAATCTACCCGGAGAGAGACAGTCTCCTGGAAAGCGAGAGACATGTTCCCAGGCGGCACCCCCTTCGAGCCAACAGCTGGGATTTCCTTTGTCCTCTGGCGCCAGAAGattgcagctgctttctgcaagaTCCATTTCTTGCAGGAGGTAGATAAACCATCCTGAGCAGCTGTGATTTTGGAACTGAAAGTATTTCCCCTTCCTGTTGGCTGATCTGAGCTACCCTGCAGGCAGGACTTGCTGCAAACCGTGCACAGCACCCCtcgctgcagcagggcaggttAACTCACCCCAATACTCCTGCACGGTTTTGCtaatggggagggggggggggtgcatGCAGGAAGgctgtgacccagctgcagcaaaCCCTGCTCCACTGACTACCTCTCCAGCCAGTTCATAGGGAACTGGAGAGCAATTAAAAGCCAGACTCTAGGATGCCCTGCTAAGGCCACTGTCATCCAGATATCGGTGACTGGAGCTATTTGGAGCTGGCATCGTACACAAGTAGCTCTGTGAAACCAAGCAGAGGGGTACAAAGGAACCACGTGGGAATAACAGGCCTTTACGTATCCCCCCAGGATCCATCAGGAACACACAAGAAGGTAAAGGGGAAGAAGATGGATTATCCCCTGGCAAGCTCGCCAGCCAACTTGGCAAGAGCCACAGCAGCCGCGGCAACGCTGGCTGCACACCCTGGCTCACAGCTACCTGCCCTAGGGCGAGGACCCCTGTGTGCACAGGGCAGTGCCTCCACCCCACGCCCTGGGTAATTCATCTCGTGGCCTGAGCTATCACACTCAGAATCCAGCCCCATTTGGTGGGCATCCACCCAGGGATGAAGCCACCAGCTGCCACGGCTCACTGCCAGCACAGACCCCATCCCaaccccagggctgcagggtgccaGTCACAGCCCTTGGTGTTACCATTGTGATCCCCAGGCTCCAGACATCCGACTTCACATTGTAGCCTTTCTGGTTCAGCTCAGGGTTTATTCTTTCCGGctgtaaaagcaaaatggaagaTATTACAACGCTAGTTCGTTTTCCCAGTGCAAACCCCACAGAGCAAATCTCAGGCTCCTAACCCCAGGTTGGGTGTATTCCTCATGCTCATGTCCCCACAGAGGCAAGGTCTGAGGTTAAATCTAGCACAGGTGAAAGCCATGTCTTGCTCCACACAACTCACACAAACtctcccctccagctcctgagTGAAACTTGTACTATGCCTGCAGCACAATCCCTGCCCTGGGAGCACAAGCTACCCACACAGATGCCACAGATGGCAAGGGGAAATTCATACTGACTTGAGGATGAATTGAAATGATCCTGCCAAGCAAAGCCTCAGCGTTTTCGAGCCAACAAGGAGCAGCCCTTCCAACCACCGCAACCAGCACCAGCCAGTCTTTTACCCCTCTGCAAATGGAAAGTGGCGGAGGAAGAATCTGCTGCAGGATTAACACACACAGCAGGGCTTACAGGGAGCCTAATCCCATCCTTGGAGGACTCTGTTGAGTCAGAAAGTCCAGAGCACTCTGAAGTGGTTTCTGTCTCAGGGAAGACGTGAACCAAGACTGATTTCtaagcagcagcttctttgaGTCAAGGCTGAAGGCTGCCAGCTCCAGTCCCACACAAGCACTTACAGCCATGTACGGTTTGCAGCCAGCATCCATGGTCTTCGCAACAGAGTCCACCAAGTAGCCGCTGATCCCGAAGTCGCACATTTTTACATGTCCCTCCTTGTTGATCAGCACATTGGAAGGTTTCACGTCTAAGAGAGAGAACAGGAGAGGGCAGACTGAGCCTTTGCAGAGGTATCACAGAGCCCGAGACAAGAGGGACAACTCCCTGCTGACCTGGGAGGGGACCAGGCAGGCCCTAACACGGGGTAGGGAAACAAAGCCCCCACCACTCTTATTTCAATAGAAGTTGTTCACAGATAAAACTATAACCGTACCCTCTGGGCAGAACAGGCTTCCTCTCTAACAAAGCAGGTTGaaaggttaaaataaaacattgagGAGTTAACACCCAGCTCCTTAGGAGAGATTTATGCGCCCAATACAGCCTTAAAAGCCCACCTCTACCCAGTTCTCAGGAGAGCTTGTCTCATGTCCATCATGATCTGTCCACAGCTACACAAGCAACTATACCAGAATGAAGAGCAAGACCTGGGTGTTACAATTCCCATCTGTGACTTGATAAGGTCTCCTTCAGCCCTCATCTTGGCAGAACTACCCAGCCAGGAAGGCTTGGGAATTTTGTCCCCAAGAGCTGCCTTCGAGGCACCTCTGCATCCAGAGACAGAGATGCCCATAAAAATACGGGTAGTGAGGAATCCAGTTATTATAGCCAACCCTTcacctggagaggaggaagagaccAACATCATGCCAGCAGACGCATTAGGGATACATCTCAGGAACAGGCCTTGGGCATCTACATCTGTCCACCATGGTCCCAAGTACCATTAGACCCCATTGTAGGCATCCCAGAGGGATACACCTCCTGGAAAGGAGTTCTCCCATAATTTATGTCAAGGCTAGATCTCCAGCACCATCATGCTAACCCCATCCAGCACCTACCTCTATGGATTACGGAGAGTTTACTGTGCAGATGCTCCAGAGCTCGTACAATCTGGGGACAGAGCAAAAGAATACCCGTCAGCCACACACAGCACCAGCCTTCCACTGCAAACACACTGCACGTTTCCACATGCTGCAGGCCTCAACAGAGACCTCCAACAGGCTATGAGGATGCACAAAACCACATAAGAACCCAAGAGGCACTCACAGACACTgccattttccccaaaatgtcTTCAGGgatggttttcttcttctccagtACTTTCTTGTAGAATTTATCTAGGGAGGTGTCCATCAGCTCCATGCAGATCCACACATCGCCCTGCGGATGGAGAGAAAGCAGTTGAGAGGAAATTCCCTGGAAatccccaggagctgcaggaagcGGTGGGGATGGATGGACAAATGGACACTGCCCCTTCCACACAGGGCAAGCCAAAGTCCTTGCCACACAGCCACTGTTGGCCACACCGCCAGCACACAGGCTCTGCGCTAGGTAGCAATGCACACAGATCTCCAGGTACCACCAGAACTACCTGTGATGGCCTCCCTTCGAGGGTCTACCCCAAAGTCAGTCCAGGCCACGGGCAATGTGCTTGGGCATCTGCCACAGAAGTGCGGAACGGGACCTGGCCAGCACTGCCTGACAGAGGCAAGCCTTTGACTTAAGTCACGGCAGCACCTCAAACCGCCCAGctgagc
This genomic window contains:
- the MAP2K3 gene encoding dual specificity mitogen-activated protein kinase kinase 3 isoform X2, yielding MDKKQDSKGSLEPHKPVKSKKKRDLRITCVPIKQPVANTTPPRNLDSRAFITIGDKNFEVEADDLVAISELGRGAYGVVEKVRHAQSGTIMAVKRIRATVNTQEQKRLLMDLDISMRTVDCFYTVTFYGALFREGDVWICMELMDTSLDKFYKKVLEKKKTIPEDILGKMAVSIVRALEHLHSKLSVIHRDVKPSNVLINKEGHVKMCDFGISGYLVDSVAKTMDAGCKPYMAPERINPELNQKGYNVKSDVWSLGITMIELAILRFPYESWGTPFQQLKQVVEEPSPQLPADRFSKEFVDFTAQCLRKNPAERMNYLELMEHPFFTLHDTKETDMASFVTEILGEDS
- the MAP2K3 gene encoding dual specificity mitogen-activated protein kinase kinase 3 isoform X1 — encoded protein: MSLPRDSKGSLEPHKPVKSKKKRDLRITCVPIKQPVANTTPPRNLDSRAFITIGDKNFEVEADDLVAISELGRGAYGVVEKVRHAQSGTIMAVKRIRATVNTQEQKRLLMDLDISMRTVDCFYTVTFYGALFREGDVWICMELMDTSLDKFYKKVLEKKKTIPEDILGKMAVSIVRALEHLHSKLSVIHRDVKPSNVLINKEGHVKMCDFGISGYLVDSVAKTMDAGCKPYMAPERINPELNQKGYNVKSDVWSLGITMIELAILRFPYESWGTPFQQLKQVVEEPSPQLPADRFSKEFVDFTAQCLRKNPAERMNYLELMEHPFFTLHDTKETDMASFVTEILGEDS
- the MAP2K3 gene encoding dual specificity mitogen-activated protein kinase kinase 3 isoform X3 yields the protein MEGRDSKGSLEPHKPVKSKKKRDLRITCVPIKQPVANTTPPRNLDSRAFITIGDKNFEVEADDLVAISELGRGAYGVVEKVRHAQSGTIMAVKRIRATVNTQEQKRLLMDLDISMRTVDCFYTVTFYGALFREGDVWICMELMDTSLDKFYKKVLEKKKTIPEDILGKMAVSIVRALEHLHSKLSVIHRDVKPSNVLINKEGHVKMCDFGISGYLVDSVAKTMDAGCKPYMAPERINPELNQKGYNVKSDVWSLGITMIELAILRFPYESWGTPFQQLKQVVEEPSPQLPADRFSKEFVDFTAQCLRKNPAERMNYLELMEHPFFTLHDTKETDMASFVTEILGEDS